The nucleotide sequence ATACTCAATGAAATTTATCTCTTTTAATATCAATGGCTTGCGTGCAAGACCTCATCAGCTTGAAGCAATTATCGAAAAACACCAACCCGATGTATTGGGCTTACAAGAAATCAAAGTGTCTGATGAAGATTTCCCTTACGATTTAGTCAATCATTTGGGTTATCACGTTTTTCATCACGGGCAAAAAGGGCATTATGGTGTTGCCTTATTAACGAAAAAAGAACCGCTTGCGGTACGTAAAGGTTTCCCAGCTGATATGCTAGATGCCCAAAAACGAATGATTATGGCAGATATTGAAACTGATTTTGGCGTTTTAACTGTACTAAACGGCTATTTTCCGCAAGGCGAAAACCGTAGCCACGAAATTAAATTCCCGGCAAAACAGAAATTCTATGCCGATTTGCAACACTACTTGGAAACTGAGTTAAAGCCGGAAAATCCAATCATCATTATGGGCGATATGAATATCAGCCCGACCGATTTAGACATCGGCATTGGCGAGCCAAATCGCAAACGTTGGCTTCGTGATGGCAAATGTTCTTTCTTACCCGAAGAACGTGAATGGTTAGCACGTTTACATAACTACGGCTTAGTGGATACTTTCCGCATTGCTAACCCAGAAGTAAACGATAAATTCTCATGGTTTGATTATCGTTCTAAAGGCTTTGACGATAATCGTGGCTTGCGTATTGATTTAATTCTCGCTTCAAAATCACTTGCCGAACGCTGTGTGGAAACAGGCATTGATTTAGAAATTCGAGCAATGGAAAAACCGTCTGATCACTCTCCTGTTTGGGCAACCTTCAAGTAATTTACAAAAAATTTTACTTTTTTGACCGCTTGTAAATCGATTACAAGCGGTTGTTTTTTCTTACTTTTTTGCATTTTTACACTCTACTATATCCCTTTTCAAATTTGTGCTACAATTGCCCACTGTTTTTAGACTATTTTTAGATTATGAATACACGTTTAACGCTTATTTTACTGCTGATTGTCGCATTGCTTGGCGGCTGGTATTACAGTTTGCAAGAAAAAGATAATTTAGGGTTGGATCAGCTCATAAAAAAAGAAGGACAACCCGAATATGTGGGGAGTAAAATGTCCACCACAGTTTATGATTTGAAAGGTAATCCACAATATTTCGCTCAGGCTACGGAAATCAAACGTTACGAATCCACCGAGCGAACCGAGTTTTTTAAACCTTTTATTGAGCTTTTTGCTAAAGAATCAACTCAAAAACAGTGGAAAGTGAGTGCTGATTACGCTGAAATTACCAAAGAAAAAATCTTAAATTTAAAAGGTAATATAAAACTTGATGCGTTAGAACCTGCTTCACGTTTACAACAAATCACTACAGATACTTTAACGGTTGATTTAAACACGCAGGATATTTTTACCGAAAGTGCGGTCAAATCAATAGGTTCTGGTTTTACAACAACAGGGGTTGGCTTAAAAGGTAACTTAAAACAGCAAGTGGCAACCTTGCAAAAAGACGTAAAATCTTATATTGAACCAACCATCATTAAAGAAACAAAAGAATAATTTGCTTTTGAATAAGGAATAATAATGAAATTAATGTTTAAATCTATTTTAGTAACAATATTACTAGGTAGCAGCTTTTCAGCTTATGCGTTAAAAGGAGATACCGATCAACCTATTAATATTGATTCAGGTAGCCAATCTTTAGATATGACTAATAATATCGTTACTTTTAGCGATAATGTCGTGATTACGCAAGGTTCTATTAAAGTGACTGCGGCGAATGTAAAAATCACTCGTCAAGAAGGGAAAAAAGAGACGATTGATGCTACTGGCTCACCTGTTACTTTCCAACAAACATTGGATAATGGTAAGCCTGTAAATGGTAAAGGCAACAGTGTGCATTACGACTTAAACTCGGAATTTTTAACCTTAATCGGCAATGCTGAATTAAAACAGCAAGGTAGTTTTATTAAGGCAAGTAAAATCACCTATGACGTGAAAAAACAGCAACTTAAAGCAACAAGTGGCGGTAAATCACGCGTGAAAACGGTATTAATTCCAAACGAACTTCAAAATAACAAGAAAAAATAGGGTTAATCTATGTCTGTACTTTATGCAGAACATTTAGCGAAAAGTTATAAACAACGCCAAGTTGTAAAAGATGTGAGCCTGAATGTAAAATCAGGCGAAATTGTTGGCTTGCTTGGCCCAAATGGTGCGGGAAAAACAACTACTTTCTATATGGTTGTTGGTTTGGTTCGCCATGATCACGGCACAATTCGTATTGATGATGAAGATATTAGCACCCTGCCAATGCACGACCGTGCCAAACAAGGTATTGGCTATCTACCGCAAGAAGCTTCTATTTTCCGCCGTTTAAGCGTATATGATAATTTAATGTCTGTATTACAAGTGCGTAAAGATATTAATAATGAACAACGTAAAGCTCGTGCTGAGGAACTTATTGCTGAATTTCACATTGAACATATTCGCAATAGCCTAGGACAATCGCTTTCAGGTGGTGAACGCCGCCGTGTAGAAATCGCCCGAGCCTTAGCGGCAAATCCAAAATTTATTTTGTTAGATGAACCCTTTGCAGGAGTTGACCCGATTTCCGTGATTGATATTAAAAAAATCATCGTGAATTTAAAAGAACGTGGCTTAGGCGTGTTGATTACCGATCACAACGTGCGTGAAACCTTAGATGTTTGTGAACGTGCTTATATTGTAGGAAGTGGCGAGATGATTGCTAATGGAACACCACAGCAAGTGCTTGAAAACCCGGATGTAAAGCGTGTTTATCTTGGTGATCAATTCAAACTTTAACCCTTTTTAGGGGATTTCATCTTTAGATGAAAAATTATGACAAAATTAACTGAATTTTTAAGCCCTGAAAACATCCAACAAGGTGTGCTGGTTTCAAGCAAAAAACGAGTATTGGAATTAATCGGGAAAGTGATTGCTAAATCAATTAATCAGGCTCATCCTCAACTATCAAACGAGGAGAATAGTAATATCTGTCCTGTTGAGTGCTTCTCTAATTTATTTAAGAGAGAAAAACTTGGCACTACAGGGTTGAATCAAGGAATAGCGCTTCCTCACGCAAAATTACCAGCTTGTGAATCAATAGAGCTTGATAAACCTATTGCTGTTTTCTTACAATTAGAAGAGGCTATTGACTACGAGGCTCAGGATAATAAAGAAGTTGATTTAATCTATGCCATTATGTTCCCAGAAAACAGCTGTAAGCAATATAAAAATTGTTTGCCACAAATTGCTCAGCAGCTTACTGATAAATCATTACTAAAACAGCTCCGAGCAGCTAATTCTGTGGAAGATATTTGGCAAATTTTGATGTATGCCGACAACCATACAAAAAAAGATGAAGAATAATATTGAGGCGACTATGGAATTAATCATTATTAGCGGTCATTCTGGCGCTGGGAAATCAGTAGCATTAAGGGCATTAGAAGATGTAGGCTATTACTGTGTTGATAATATCCCTTTAGCGTTAATTCCAACATTCACTTACTATCTCACGCAGGAAAATCGTTCTGCAGTTATCAGCTTAGATATCCGCAATCTACCCAATAATCCAAATGCTATTGAGGATCTTCTCTCTCAACTTGCGCCATTAAATAGCAAGCTGATTTTCCTAGATTGCGATCGAAATACTTTAATTCGCCGTTATAGTGATTCTCGCCGTATTCACCCACTTTCAACACAAAACGCTCTATCATTAGAAAGAGCTATCGATCTTGAACAAAATTTACTAGATCCCCTCATTCAAAATGCGGATTATATTATTGATACCAGTAATTTATCTTCACACGAGTTAGCTGAGAACCTACGTCAGCTCTTACAAGGTTCAAGTGATAAAGAGCTAAAAATTATTTTTGAATCATTTGGCTTTAAATATGGCTTACCTGCCGATGCTGATTATGTATTTGATGTACGTTTCCTACCAAATCCACATTGGAACCCAGAATTACGCCCAATGACAGGTTTAGAACAACCTGTCATTGAGTTTTTAGAACGCCAGACTGATGTGCATAATTTTATCTACCAAACACGCAACTACTTAGAAATGTGGCTACCAATGTTAGAGAAAAATAACCGTAGCTATCTCACTATTGCAATTGGCTGCACAGGAGGAAAACACCGCTCAGTCTTTATTGCTGAACAGTTAGCAAAATATTTTCAAGCAAAAGGCAAAAATATACAAATTCGTCATAAAAGCTTGGAAAAACACCATAAGAAATCGTCTAATTAGTTGGGTTACAAGCGGTTAAATTTCTTCCATAAATTGCAATTTTTAGAGAAAATTTGCCCGCTTGTAAAAATTCACAAAAATCAGTTATGAAATCTACAGATATTGCTATTATTGGTGGTGGCATGGTTGGACTTGCACTTGCAGGACTACTAAAAGATACCCACTGCCAAATTAAAATTATTGAAAGAAACACACCTAAGTTTGATCCAACTGCTACTTACCACCGTGTAAGTGCCATCAATGCCAGCAGTCAACAAATTCTCGAACAAATTGGTGCATTCCAACAGATTCCGGAGTATCGATTATCCCCTTATAACGAAATGTTTGTGTGGGAAAAAGATAGTTTTGCTAATATCCATTTCGATAATAATGATGCGGAAATTAAGCAATTAGGCTTACCACAACTGGGGTTTATTCTTGAAAATGCCGTTATTCAGCATACACTTTGGCAACAAGTATTACGGCAATCAAATGTTGAATATATTTCTGCAACACCTCAAACTTTAGGCATTAGTGAAAATGGTGCATTTTTAACGTTAGACAATGGAGAAATGATCTCTGCTAAATTAGTGGTGGGTGCTGATGGGGCAAATTCTTGGGTACGTAATCAAACTAAAATTCCACTCACAAGTAAAGACTATCAACATACCGCTTTAGTTTGCAATGTTAAAACCACAGAAAAACACGGTAACACAGCTCGCCAAATTTTTGCCGAAGACAGTATTCTAGCCTTTTTGCCAATGGCAGATAAGAATCTCTCCTCTATTGTTTGGTCACTTGCCCCTGAGAAAGCAGAAACATTAAAAAATTGCAGTGAACAAGAATTCAATAAAACATTGAGCATCGCATTTGATAACCGACTTGGCTTATGTGAAGTACAAAGTTTGCGTGAAATTTACCCGCTTACCGCTCGTTTTGCTCGTAATTTTGCTCAATCTCGTATTGCATTGATTGGTGATGCTGCTCACACTATTCACCCGCTCGCAGGACTTGGGGTCAACTTGGGCTTTGCGGATGCTAAAAAATTGGCAGATGAAATCAAAAAACATTTCATTAACGAAGAAGATATTGGTGAATACCGCCACTTACGCCAATTTGAGCGTACTCGCAAAGCTGAAGCAATGAAATTATTAGCAACTATGGAAGGGCTAAAAGAGCTGTTTAACGGCAATAACCCAATTAAAAAATTAATAAGAGGTGTTGGACTAAGTATGACTAACCAACTTCCTTTTGTTAAAAAGTTACTGATTCAGCAGGCTATCTATTTATAAATGTAAATAAATTTTAAATAGCGTAAAGATTTTTGATTTTATGAACTAATACCGTGATCGCTTGTCTATTTATTGGTACAATGAGCGCCCCTATTTAGCCTCTGGGGTTTTACTTTCATATTCTTTAAGGAATCATTTTAATGAACAAATTTACAAAAATTAGTGCAACCGCTTTAGTCGCTTTATTCTTAGCCGCTTGTGAAAAACCAGCTCAAAAAACAGCTGAAACTGCACCGGCAGCAACAACTGAAACACAAGCAGCAACTACAGCAGCAAAACCAGCTGAAATGACGGAAGTTGCAGCGCCAACTGAAGCAGCAAAAGCAGACTACCAAAAATTAGTAGCTTGGAATGCAGAGCAAGAAGCTTCCATGGCAGCAGCACAAGCTGAATTACAACAAAAATTAGCAACTCAAGATGCTAAACAAATGCAAGATGGCTTAAGTGCTTTTAGCAAAAAAGTAGAAGATACAGTAAAAAGTTTAGATGCCGTTGAAGTATCTGATACTCAGCTTAAAGAATTCAAAGAAAAAACTAAATCTGTACTTACGCTTTCAAACGAAGTAATTTCAGAGCAAGTAAAAGCATTATCTAATCCAAACGATGAAGCAGCTAAACAAGCATTACAGCAAAAAACACAAACTTTAATTAACGCAGGTAATGAGTTACAACAATTAAACGTTGCTTTACAACAAAGATTTGCAGCTAAATAATTTAGCCCAATTAATGTAAGCTAGAGTGTTTTGCTCTAGCTTTTTTACAGACTTAAGGATAATTATGAATACTTTTTCTAAAATTAGCTTATCTGCATTATTAACAGTATTTTTAACCGCTTGTGAAAAGCCTGCACCCCAAACAACTGAGCAAAAATCAGAGCAAGTACAAATTGCTGAAGTAAAAAAAGAAGAAGCAAAACCTGTTGATACAGGTGCTAGAGATTACAAAACATTCCGTGAGTGGCAAGATGCTCAAGAAAAAGCACTTAATGATACTATTCAATCTGCAGCAGATAGCTTAACTGATAAACAAAAAGCCGATTCTGCATTAATGCAAGAAACTGTTAATAAGGCATTATTGACTCAACTTGATAGTATAAAAGCAAGTGCAGAAACACTGAATATTCAAGACAGCGAAGTAAAAGCATTAAAAGAGAAAACATTAGAAGTACTTAGTTTAGGTACTCAAATGATTGTTGAAGGTGCAAATATGGAGAAGAATCCAACACCTGAGGCACATAAAGCATTTGGAGAATTACAAGCTAAACTAAACCAGTTAGCAGAAGAAGGGCAAAAGTTAGAAAATGTACTAAAAGATAAATATGCTCCTGAGCCAGCTCCAGCTCCAGCTCCAGCTCCAGCTCCAGCTCCAGCTCCAGCTCCAGCTCCAGCTCCAGCTCCAGCTCCAGCTCCAGCTCCAGCTCCAGCTCCAGCTCCACAGCAATAATAGCCTTAAAATAAAAACCAGATCACTTGATCTGGTTTTTATTTGCAATTTATTTCTAAAAAATAACCGCTTGTACTATCTAGCCTCTACTGCCAATTCTAAAAATATTTCTCATCGTTGCCACTTTTGCCGACAACCAGCCGATAAAGACACAAAGTACAATTAAGAAAAAGGCTTCGCTAAAATTTAGGCTCTTCAATTCAAATTGAACGGTGAACATATCGGTTACATATTTCACAATCCCCGTAAAGTAACTAATAGTTACCGCACTAAATAATACCGCTAATAAACTACCGAAAAAGCCGTAAATCATTCCAGTATAAAGGAATGGGCGAGCAATAAAGTGATCGGTTGCACCTAGAATTTGCTGAACTTCAATTGCAGCTTTGCTGTTCGCCACATCAGTTCTTACACTGTTTCCAATCACTAAAAAGACGGCTAATAACATCAATAATGTACAAACAATCGCAATTCGTGCAATAAGCCAAGTTAAGGCAGTTAGTTTTTCTAACCAGCCATTATCTAAACGGACTTCCTGTACACCTTTGATTTGTTGTAAACCATTGCGTAGCTCAACCATTGCATCAGCATTATTGAAATTTGCCTTAGGTTTTAAGGTAACCACCGCTGGCAATGGATTTTCATCTAAAATATCTAATGCTTCTCCAAAGCCTGTCCAAGAACGGAACTCTTCTAAACTCTGCTGGCGAGAAATATAATTAAATGAATCAATTTTATCCGCTTCATAAGCTCGAATACGATCAACCACCGTATTCACATCGTGTTCAGCCAAGTTTTTGTGCAGATAAACTGTAAGCTGTGGCTCCGGATAAAACTGCGTTGCTGCAGTGTGCGTATTTTTCCATAGTAAATAACTTACCGTTGGAATCGTGAGTGAAACCGCAATCACTAATATGGTTAAAAATGTACCTAACTTGCGTTTCATTAAATCTTGCCAAACCGCTCGTAAAGAGTAGCTGGTTTGAGCACCTAACTTGTTAAATGAACGAATCATAATATTCCCTTAAAATTTAAGATGCCCTTGCTCTAATACCAAACACGGTTTTGGACGTTTTGATATGATATTAGTATCGTGCGTAGCAATCAGCACCGTTGTGCCTGCTTGGTTAAATTCCTCAAATAATCGGAAAATTTCAAACGAGAGTTTTTCATCTAAATTCCCTGTTGGTTCATCAGCCAATAAAAGTGTTGGACGATGTACAATCGCTCTCGCGATATCCACACGTTGCTGTTCGCCACCAGAAAGGTGCAATGGAAGATAATTTGCTTTATCCGCAAGCCCTACACGCTCAAGAGCAATGCGAGCTTCACGTTCTACAATGGCTTGGTTCATACCTAAAATAATTAATGGAAGGGCAACATTATCTAAAATCGTTCTATCGGTTAATAAACGATAGTCTTGATGCACCATTCCGATTTGGCGGCGTAAAAACGGTAATTCGTGATGAGAAAGACGGGTAATGTCGTGCCCGTTAAACAAAATTTGTCCGCCATTGGCACGCTCAATGCCCATAATTAATTTTAACAGCGTACTTTTCCCTGCTCCGGAATGTCCGGTAATATACGCCATTCCACCTGCTGGTAAGTGAAAATCA is from Mannheimia varigena and encodes:
- a CDS encoding lipoprotein Hlp; this translates as MNTFSKISLSALLTVFLTACEKPAPQTTEQKSEQVQIAEVKKEEAKPVDTGARDYKTFREWQDAQEKALNDTIQSAADSLTDKQKADSALMQETVNKALLTQLDSIKASAETLNIQDSEVKALKEKTLEVLSLGTQMIVEGANMEKNPTPEAHKAFGELQAKLNQLAEEGQKLENVLKDKYAPEPAPAPAPAPAPAPAPAPAPAPAPAPAPAPAPAPAPQQ
- the xthA gene encoding exodeoxyribonuclease III, whose product is MKFISFNINGLRARPHQLEAIIEKHQPDVLGLQEIKVSDEDFPYDLVNHLGYHVFHHGQKGHYGVALLTKKEPLAVRKGFPADMLDAQKRMIMADIETDFGVLTVLNGYFPQGENRSHEIKFPAKQKFYADLQHYLETELKPENPIIIMGDMNISPTDLDIGIGEPNRKRWLRDGKCSFLPEEREWLARLHNYGLVDTFRIANPEVNDKFSWFDYRSKGFDDNRGLRIDLILASKSLAERCVETGIDLEIRAMEKPSDHSPVWATFK
- a CDS encoding FAD-dependent monooxygenase, with translation MKSTDIAIIGGGMVGLALAGLLKDTHCQIKIIERNTPKFDPTATYHRVSAINASSQQILEQIGAFQQIPEYRLSPYNEMFVWEKDSFANIHFDNNDAEIKQLGLPQLGFILENAVIQHTLWQQVLRQSNVEYISATPQTLGISENGAFLTLDNGEMISAKLVVGADGANSWVRNQTKIPLTSKDYQHTALVCNVKTTEKHGNTARQIFAEDSILAFLPMADKNLSSIVWSLAPEKAETLKNCSEQEFNKTLSIAFDNRLGLCEVQSLREIYPLTARFARNFAQSRIALIGDAAHTIHPLAGLGVNLGFADAKKLADEIKKHFINEEDIGEYRHLRQFERTRKAEAMKLLATMEGLKELFNGNNPIKKLIRGVGLSMTNQLPFVKKLLIQQAIYL
- the ftsE gene encoding cell division ATP-binding protein FtsE; translation: MIKFSNVNKVYKGGKPALQGIDFHLPAGGMAYITGHSGAGKSTLLKLIMGIERANGGQILFNGHDITRLSHHELPFLRRQIGMVHQDYRLLTDRTILDNVALPLIILGMNQAIVEREARIALERVGLADKANYLPLHLSGGEQQRVDIARAIVHRPTLLLADEPTGNLDEKLSFEIFRLFEEFNQAGTTVLIATHDTNIISKRPKPCLVLEQGHLKF
- the lptA gene encoding lipopolysaccharide transport periplasmic protein LptA codes for the protein MKLMFKSILVTILLGSSFSAYALKGDTDQPINIDSGSQSLDMTNNIVTFSDNVVITQGSIKVTAANVKITRQEGKKETIDATGSPVTFQQTLDNGKPVNGKGNSVHYDLNSEFLTLIGNAELKQQGSFIKASKITYDVKKQQLKATSGGKSRVKTVLIPNELQNNKKK
- the ftsX gene encoding permease-like cell division protein FtsX, producing the protein MIRSFNKLGAQTSYSLRAVWQDLMKRKLGTFLTILVIAVSLTIPTVSYLLWKNTHTAATQFYPEPQLTVYLHKNLAEHDVNTVVDRIRAYEADKIDSFNYISRQQSLEEFRSWTGFGEALDILDENPLPAVVTLKPKANFNNADAMVELRNGLQQIKGVQEVRLDNGWLEKLTALTWLIARIAIVCTLLMLLAVFLVIGNSVRTDVANSKAAIEVQQILGATDHFIARPFLYTGMIYGFFGSLLAVLFSAVTISYFTGIVKYVTDMFTVQFELKSLNFSEAFFLIVLCVFIGWLSAKVATMRNIFRIGSRG
- the rapZ gene encoding RNase adapter RapZ, coding for MELIIISGHSGAGKSVALRALEDVGYYCVDNIPLALIPTFTYYLTQENRSAVISLDIRNLPNNPNAIEDLLSQLAPLNSKLIFLDCDRNTLIRRYSDSRRIHPLSTQNALSLERAIDLEQNLLDPLIQNADYIIDTSNLSSHELAENLRQLLQGSSDKELKIIFESFGFKYGLPADADYVFDVRFLPNPHWNPELRPMTGLEQPVIEFLERQTDVHNFIYQTRNYLEMWLPMLEKNNRSYLTIAIGCTGGKHRSVFIAEQLAKYFQAKGKNIQIRHKSLEKHHKKSSN
- the lptB gene encoding LPS export ABC transporter ATP-binding protein, with protein sequence MSVLYAEHLAKSYKQRQVVKDVSLNVKSGEIVGLLGPNGAGKTTTFYMVVGLVRHDHGTIRIDDEDISTLPMHDRAKQGIGYLPQEASIFRRLSVYDNLMSVLQVRKDINNEQRKARAEELIAEFHIEHIRNSLGQSLSGGERRRVEIARALAANPKFILLDEPFAGVDPISVIDIKKIIVNLKERGLGVLITDHNVRETLDVCERAYIVGSGEMIANGTPQQVLENPDVKRVYLGDQFKL
- the lptC gene encoding LPS export ABC transporter periplasmic protein LptC is translated as MNTRLTLILLLIVALLGGWYYSLQEKDNLGLDQLIKKEGQPEYVGSKMSTTVYDLKGNPQYFAQATEIKRYESTERTEFFKPFIELFAKESTQKQWKVSADYAEITKEKILNLKGNIKLDALEPASRLQQITTDTLTVDLNTQDIFTESAVKSIGSGFTTTGVGLKGNLKQQVATLQKDVKSYIEPTIIKETKE
- a CDS encoding PTS sugar transporter subunit IIA, whose amino-acid sequence is MTKLTEFLSPENIQQGVLVSSKKRVLELIGKVIAKSINQAHPQLSNEENSNICPVECFSNLFKREKLGTTGLNQGIALPHAKLPACESIELDKPIAVFLQLEEAIDYEAQDNKEVDLIYAIMFPENSCKQYKNCLPQIAQQLTDKSLLKQLRAANSVEDIWQILMYADNHTKKDEE